The proteins below are encoded in one region of Sander lucioperca isolate FBNREF2018 chromosome 11, SLUC_FBN_1.2, whole genome shotgun sequence:
- the LOC116039121 gene encoding endogenous retrovirus group 3 member 1 Env polyprotein-like, translated as MPLIPRLLILILVESTMGAPQVMKVPDIRVDAMNIFLTMAWQVANHIYPNSSCYVCGIMPHTAEEGLPLMALPPSDCDTCHLMHIPLSQSYSHPDCSSLSKMRPLDCSTGHANCYKCLKTPKPVPIQLIPQKFPWCLQNDGETPVGQSDCLRTFKWDPKLTNIEFKSLDSVPQNCLEAAGQARFSALAHRTASCTISSPVGMYWVCGNLAYPYLPVDYKGRCGLAYIIPAMRVAHSLPQKPLKRVRRGLSDTFGTHHQSNVKNILGPLLPFYGVMSALDQIADLSQAIEVIANETGKALMLLSSELASVRLVALQNRAALDFLLAARGGTCAVIGAECCTFVPDNNATIGDIINHLHDTANSVHQDSSSLFDWLKTVFGTVSYHVVEVMITLVVFIVLMSVFSSCVKKFIFKIR; from the coding sequence ATGCCCCTGATCCCGCGCCTCCTAATACTGATCTTGGTGGAATCCACCATGGGAGCTCCCCAGGTCATGAAAGTACCAGACATAAGAGTAGATGCTATGAATATTTTTCTGACTATGGCATGGCAAGTAGCCAACCATATATACCCTAATTCCAGCTGCTATGTCTGTGGCATAATGCCCCACACAGCTGAAGAAGGTTTACCTCTGATGGCCTTACCTCCCTCTGACTGTGACACCTGCCACCTGATGCATATTCCGCTATCGCAGTCCTATTCTCACCCTGATTGTTCCAGTCTCTCCAAAATGAGGCCACTTGACTGTTCTACAGGACATGCAAACTGTTATAAATGTCTCAAAACCCCCAAACCTGTTCCCATACAGCTCATCCCTCAGAAGTTCCCTTGGTGTCTCCAGAATGACGGAGAGACACCTGTAGGGCAATCGGACTGCCTTCGTACATTCAAATGGGACCCAAAACTAACCAATATTGAATTTAAATCTCTGGATTCTGTaccacagaactgtttggaagCAGCGGGCCAGGCTCGCTTCAGTGCTCTAGCTCACCGCACAGCTAGCTGCACCATCTCCTCTCCTGTGGGAATGTACTGGGTATGTGGAAACCTTGCATACCCGTATCTTCCTGTGGATTACAAAGGACGCTGCGGATTGGCGTACATCATCCCGGCTATGAGAGTGGCTCACTCCCTGCCCCAGAAGCCTCTTAAACGCGTACGACGTGGACTTTCAGATACCTTTGGGACTCATCATCAATCAAATGTCAAAAACATACTCGGCCCCCTTCTTCCTTTTTATGGAGTTATGTCTGCGTTAGATCAAATCGCCGATCTGTCTCAGGCAATAGAAGTTATAGCTAATGAAACTGGTAAAGCTCTCATGCTTCTGTCAAGTGAACTCGCCTCTGTTAGACTTGTAGCTTTACAAAACAGAGCAGCTTTGGATTTTCTTTTAGCAGCGCGAGGAGGAACTTGTGCTGTTATTGGTGCTGAATGTTGTACCTTTGTGCCTGACAATAATGCTACGATTGGTGATATAATTAACCACCTTCATGATACTGCGAACTCTGTTCACCAGGATAGTAGTTCTTTATTTGATTGGTTAAAAACTGTTTTTGGTACAGTAAGTTATCACGTTGTTGAAGTGATGATTACTTTGGTTGTTTTCATTGTATTGATGTCTGTCTTTAGTTCATGTGTGAAAAAGTTCATCTTCAAAATAAGATAA